From Anopheles coluzzii chromosome 3, AcolN3, whole genome shotgun sequence, the proteins below share one genomic window:
- the LOC120956736 gene encoding inactive hydroxysteroid dehydrogenase-like protein 1 — protein MFMELVTVVGVYATLCWLYENLRTPVLLLVQGFQQLFLGGQTSLPQKYGPWAVITGGSDGIGKGYAHYLASQGMKVLLIARNEAKLKRVADEIMAKHQGAEVKVLVADFSKGEQIYERLEQELAAFDIGILVNNVGVINEKPIQVDRMEKRMLWDLININCGAATNLCNIAVPAMKRRHRGLIINISSLASVAPTPYLAIYAATKAYMTSFSLALRQEVAPYGIECQTVAPGYVHTSMTEYLNPAEGQKNAFSIRLVKVADMIRYAGYCIGKVDQTTGHWSHGIQTATLNMLPASLKLRVFTRLYTQLLHEYSNTDKKTT, from the exons ATGTTTATGGAGCTGGTCACCGTAGTCGGAGTGTACGCCACACTCTGCTGGCTGTACGAGAATCTCCGGACACCGGTGCTGCTTCTGGTGCAAGGCTTCCAACAGCTGTTCCTGGGTGGCCAAACATCGTTGCCCCAAAAGTACGGCCCCTGGGCTG TAATTACGGGCGGTTCGGATGGAATCGGCAAAGGCTACGCACACTACCTAGCCAGCCAAGGCATGAAGGTGTTGCTTATCGCTCGCAACGAAGCAAAGTTAAAGCGCGTGGCCGACGAAATTATGGCCAAGCATCAGGGCGCGGAGGTCAAAGTGTTGGTAGCAGATTTCTCCAAAGGCGAACAAATCTATGAACGGCTTGAGCAGGAGCTGGCCGCGTTCGATATCGGTATCTTAG TGAACAACGTGGGCGTTATCAACGAAAAGCCCATCCAGGTCGACCGGATGGAGAAGCGTATGCTGTGGGATCTAATCAACATCAACTGCGGGGCGGCTACCAACCTGTGCAACATTGCAGTTCCAGCGATGAAAAGGCGGCACCGTGGGCTTATCATAAACATTTCCTCCCTGGCGTCGGTTGCCCCCACGCCTTATCTGGCGATTTATGCAGCGACCAAGGCTTACATGACAAGCTTTTCCCTGGCCCTGCGGCAAGAGGTGGCTCCGTACGGCATCGAATGCCAAACCGTTGCCCCGGGATACGTGCACACGAGCATGACCGAGTATCTAAATCCAGCCGAGGGTCAGAAAAACGCATTCTCAATACGGCTCGTTAAGGTGGCCGATATGATACGGTATGCCGGGTACTGTATTGGGAAAGTGGACCAAACCACCGGCCACTGGTCACATGGCATACAG ACCGCCACACTCAACATGTTGCCCGCTTCACTAAAACTTCGCGTTTTCACCAGACTCTACACACAGCTGCTGCACGAATACTCCAACACGGACAAAAAAACGACGTGA